DNA from Balneolaceae bacterium:
CGCTTTCCGGCACTCACCATCGCGATTTCCACCTCCGCGTTGCCATTGCGCACCTCGGTGGTCAGGTGCTCCACGTCCTCCATCGGGAGGTTGGCGCGCACGATTTTTTCAAGTTCGAGGAGATATTCGTTCTGTACGGCGATATTGGTGCCCTGGGCCATCTGCAGGTTGACGCTGATCTCGTCGGCGTCCGACTGAGGGGCCAGCTCCATGGGGATGGTGCGGAATGCCAGAAAAGAACCGGCGACCAGTACGGCGGTGACGCCGAAGACCCAGGCGCGGCGGTCCAGCACCTTCTCGATAAGACGGCTGTACTGATCTTCCAGACGCCGGAAATAGCGCTGGAAACGACCTTTTTTGGCGCCGTCCCCCTCACCTTCCGGACGCACCGTCAGGAAGCGGCTGCAGAGCATGGGCACGAGCGTGAGGGCCACGAAGAGCGAGCATAGCAGGGCAAAGACCACCACCAGGGCCAGCTGCTGGAAGATCATGCCCGAAATGGTCTGCATGAAGACGACCGGCAGGAAGATCACCGAAGTGGTGAGGGTGGAGGCCACGATGGCCCCGGCTACCTCGCGGGTACCCACCAGGGCGCTGCTTTCAAGATCTTTGCCCTCCTCCTCACGCAATCGAATAATGTTTTCCAGCACCACGATGGCGTTGTCCACAATCAGCCCCACCCCCAGGGCCAGTCCCCCGAAACTCATCTGGTTAAGTGTCAGGTCGTTGAAATAGAGCAGCCCGAAGGTAGCGATGATGGAGATGGGGATGGAGACGGCGATGATGAAGGTGGAGGAGCCGTTGCGCAGGAAGAGGTAGAGGATGAACACGGCCAGCAGGGAGCCCCACAGGGCGGAGTTCTGCACGTTGTCGATCGAAGCCTGGATGAACTCGCTCTGGTCGGTGGTGATGAAAAGCTCCATGTCGTCGCGCTCGCCGTTGATGCGGTCGATCTCGCTGCGGATTTCCTCGGCCACGGCCACGGTGTTGGCGCCCGACTGCTTCTGGATGCCGAAGCGCACCATGGGCTTGCCGTCGATATTGACGATACGGCTCACGTCCTCGTAGCCCCAGTCCACCTGCGCTACATCGCGCACGCGGATGGGCTTGCCCTCCACGACGGATACGATGGTATTGCGGATCTGGTCAAGGTCCTCAAACTCGCCCAGGGTGCGTACGTAGAGTTGCTGCATGCCGGAGTTGACGTTGCCTCCCGGCAGGTTGACGTTTTCGCTGGCGATGGCCTGCTGCACCTGCGTCGAGGATAGCCCGCTGGCGATGAGCCGGTCCCTTTTCAGCTCTACGTGAACCTCGCGGTAGACACCGCCCCAGACGCCGATGGAGCCCACACCCGAAATCTGCTCGAAACGCTTGGTTACCTCCCGTTCGAGCACCTGGGTGAGTTTCTGCAGGTCCATGTCAGAGTTGGCCCCCACGATGACGATGGGGAAGTTGTTGGGATCGAATTTCCAGATCTGCGGCGGCTCGGCTTCCGGCGGCAGGTCGTCGCGCACCCGGTCGAGGACGGCGCGCACCTCGTTGGCCGCCACGTCCAGGTCGGAGCCTTGGGTGAACTCCAGGGTGACGCGGCTGCTTCCCTCGTCGGAACTCGAGCGCACCCGCTCCACACCGGGGATGCCGGCGATGGCATTCTCGATGCGCTGGGTGATGATCTTCTCCATCTCCTCGGGACCCACGTTCGAGTAGCTGGTGGATATGGTCAGCTGAGGGTATTCGATGGGCGGGAGCAGGTCCACCGGCAGGTAGCGGAAGGACATCACGCCCAGTACGATGACGATCAGGAATACCATCGTGGTGGCGATGGGACGTTTTACGGCGGTATTGGTAAGGGCCATAGCGGTGGAGACGTGAGGTTACAGGGTGGAGTTGGCCTGGTCGACGGAATCGCCGGCCTGCCGCTGTTCGCGAAGCACGCGGTTCAACAGGTCCTGCTGCTGCAGTCCCTGCAGGGCCAGAATGCGCTCCCAGGTGACGGTACGTACGCGGGCTGTGCCCCGCCCCCCGTAGAGCAGGTCCTGCCCGACGGTCACCACCCAGCTGCCGGGATCGATACCGGAGATGCCGACTTCCATGCGGCCGCGGGCGATAATCTCCACAGGTTGGAAGGTCACGTCCACGGGTTCGGTCAGCGGCGGCGGGCTGTTGGGGTCGTAGTCCTCCACAGGCTCGACCTCCGAGCCCAGGGAACGTGCCACGAAGACGCCGTTCTCCCCGGTGTTGGGATCGGAAAAGAGGGCGCTGGTGGGGATCAGGGTGGCCTGCCGGCTCTCCCCGTAGAGGATATCCACAGGCACAAACATGCCCGGCCGGAACCTGCCCTGCTGGTTGGCAAGGTCGATCTCAGCCTCGGTGCTCCGGGTGACGGGGTGCAGGAAGGGGGAGATGCGCGAGAGGGAGGCCGTGACGGACTGCAGGTTTTCACCCTCGCCGGTGTATATGCGGGCGGTCTGACCCGTTTCGATCTCCTCGAGCATGTTTTCGGTGAGCACCACCTCCACACGCAGGCGGCTCAGGTCGCCTATAATGAAAAGCTGTGTGCCGCTGCTCACCTGCATGCCCACCTCGGCGTTACGCTGTCCCAGCGTGCCGCTGACAGGCGCGCGGACCACCGTACGGGCTAGCACCTCCTGCTGCTCGGCGAGGGAGGACTGCGCCTGTTCCAGCTGGGCCTGAGTCAGATCCACGTCGGCTTCGGCAGAGGCCATCTGGGCCTGGAGAGTTTCCAGTTCGAGCTGGCTGCTCAGGTTTTCGTCGGCCAGGGCTTTGACGCGCCGGTACTGGGCCTCCAGCTCCTGAAGGCGTGCTTCGGCCTGCTTGAGCCGGGCTTGGGCGATACGCAATCCTGACCGGGCCTGCTCGACCTGCTCGCGGTACTGGGAGTCATCGAGGCGGACGAGGGGATCGCCCTCACGGACGCTCTCTCCGTTCTGAACCAGCACCTCGGCGATGCGGCCGTTGATCTCGGGGTAGAGGACCACCTGGTTGTTGGCGATGACCGTGCCGCTGAGCCGCTCGGAGAGGGGCAGGGAGCCGTATCGGGCCTGTACGGCCTCAACGGCGGGAATGACGTTGGAGGCGGCCATGGCGGCGGAATTCTGGGAGGTCTCTTCGCCTCCGCCTGCGCAGGAAACAAGAAAGGCCAGCGCCACCGGCAGCGTCCATAAATAGCGAAATTTCGGGAAGGCTGTCATAGAAAATAGATTGATGGAAGGGGGTTCAGGGGAATATCGCAGGTGGTGAAAAAAGGGTAACACCCAAGTTCGCCAAATTCGCTTCCATCCGCTTGTTAAATGATTTAAAAAGGGATGGATGATTGAAAAAAAATATTCGCACCACCCGGCAATCCGGTACGTACCAAAGGGGTGTAATGAAACCGCCGACCAATCGTCTATACCACAGCATGACAAAGACGGAATTCCAGAATTTGGTCATTCCCTCCAGGGACAAGCTGTACCGGGTGGCCCTTTCGCTGCTGCGCGACCGTCAGGATGCGGAAGACGCCCTGCAGGAGGTCTACCTGAAGCTCTGGAGGATGAGGAGAAAGCTGGCCGCCTACAACAGCGTGGAGGCGCTGGCGGTGACCATGATCAAAAACCTCTGCCTGGACCAGCTGCGATCCTACCGGAACCGCAAGCAGGACGGGCGGGAGCTTGAAACCATGAGCCTGTCCAGCGCAACGCGCTCTCCTGAGCGCAGCGTCGAGATCAGCGAGTCGTTGGAAACCATTCACCGGCTGGTGGGGGAGCTGCCCGACCGGCAGCGCATGATCCTTCACCTACGCGACATCGAGCACTACGAATACGAAGAGATTGCCGATATGACCGGACTGACGGTCAACAACATACGGGTGACCCTCTCCCGCGCCCGGAAAAGCGTGAGGGAAGCCTGGCAAAACCATCAGAATTATGAGCACAGAACGAATTAAACAGTTGCTGGATAAATACGCCGAGGGTGAAAGCACCCTTGAGGAGGAGCGCGAGCTGCGCGGGCTTCTGGCCCGCGAGGACCTGCCCGGTGAGCTGCGTGCCTGGCGCGACCTCTTCGATTATTACGGGGAGGCGGGCCGCGCGGTCCGCGAACCTTCCCTGGATCCCCTCGCCCGCATCGATTTCGGTGAGGAGGGGTGCGAAACGGCGGGGATCTCCTTTCTACCCGGCCTTACGGAGCACGGGCTGCGCCGCAGCCTGAGGGCTGCCGCGGCTGTCATACTCCTGCTTGCGGGCTTTGCCGGGGGGCTGCTGGTGAACCGGACGGGTGCCCCCGAGCTGACGGCCCTGCAGAAGGAGGTAAGCCAGATGAAAGAGGTGCTGGTCTACGGCTCCCCGCAGCAGACTTCCGCCAGCGAACGTATATCGGCCATCAATTTCTCCACACGGCTGCCCGCCGAGGGCGGGAATCTGGACCCGGAAATCCGGGACATTCTTGTCTGGGTGATGAACAGCGACCAGAGCGTGAATGTGCGCCTGGAAGCCGCCGAGGCGCTGAACCGCTACCGCGGGCAGCCCGAGGTGCGCCGGTCCCTGGTCAACACCCTCTCCCGGCAGGAGTCGCCGGTCATGCAGCTCACGCTCATTGACATGCTGGTGGAGATGAACGCCACCGGTGCCATCAACGAAATGCAGAAACTGCTCATGAAAGCGGACACCCGCGAAATGGTGCGGCCCGAACTGGAGGCCGCCATCGCCACCCTGAAGGGCGGCGACGGGGTCTGAACATTTTTTCCCGCCCAAAGCGGGGCCACCCGGATGAATATGACAACACAAAACAAAGACCAGATACAGCCATGAAAACCACAGCACGCCTTATTCTCTTCCTGGCCATGGGCCTGGGGGCTCTCATCCCCGCCCGGGCGCAGGAGTACACCCACGACCTGGGCAACGACACCAACCTGGCCATCGAGTTCGCCGTCTCGCAGAGCGACGTGGTCATCGAAGGCCACGACAGCGACCAGGTGGTCATCCGCAACCTTGACTACGACGCCCCGCCTGAGCGCGCCCAGGGCCTGCAGGCCATCTACGGCGGGGCCGAAGACAACACCGGTATCGGACTGTCGGTGAGCCGCGAGGGCAATACCCTTAAAATCACCCAGGCCAGCCGTGACGGCGGCGACTATCGCCTGATGATCCCCAACCGGGTACGCATCATGATCGAAGAGGTGAACTGGGGCGGAGGCGACGTGGAGATACGCAACCACGACGGGGAGATAGAAATCGCCTCCAAATCGGGCGACATGACCCTCACCAACGTCACCGGTCCCATTACCGCCAACAGCACCAGCGGCGACCTGGAGATCGTCTTCCGTGAGCTGAGCCAGCGCAACCCCACCTCCATCTCGCTGGTCAGCGGCTTCATCGACGTGACCCTGCCGCCATCTTCGCCCGCCAACTTCCACCTGAGCTCCGTCTCCGGGGAGATCTACACCAACCTGGACCTGCAGGTGGAGGGCGAAGAGGGCGAGGAGGGCATGCGCCTCTTCGGCACACGCAATATGAAGGCCACCCTGGGCGGTGGAGGGGTGGAAGTGGGTCTCAAAAGTATCAGCGGCGATATCTATCTGCGCGGAGCCGGGCAGTAGGCCCGACGCGCCCACACTACCGGGAATGGCCCGTCCCCTTCCGGGGAGGGCCCAACCGGTGTTCATCTCCATTCAACCTATGGACTTATGACTGCACCGAAATACTACCTGGCGCTGCTCCTGTTCTGCCTGGCGGTCCTTCCCGCCTCGGCGCAGCAGCGCACCGTGGAACGAACCTTTGCAATGGATGCCGGCGAGGAAGTCCGGCTGGAACTGAAATTCGGCAACGAGATTACGGTACGCGCCTGGGACCGCGACGAGGTCTCCTTCACGGCCACCGTGGAGATCAACGGGGGACGCCTTAACGAGGCGCTGCTGCTGGATTTTGACGAGGAGGGCGAAGGGCTGCGCATCGATTCCCGCTACGACAACGAACTGCTGCGGCAGGGCCACCGCGGCGACTGTCCCGACCGCGGATACACCACCTACAACTGGAGTGACAACAGGGAGGATGCCTGGGTCTGCAGCAGGATCAGCTACGTGGTGCATGTGCCGCGCGACGCCCCGATCATTATCGATACCATCAGCGGGGATATCCTCATGGAGGGGGTGCGCGGTCCCATCGAGGCGAAGTCGATCAGCGGCTTTGTAGACCTTAGCTGGCCCGAGCAGCAGGCCGCACAGCTCTCGCTGAAAACGATCAGCGGAGAGGCCTATACCGACCTGGAGTCCCTCACCTACCTGAACCGCAAGGACCGTCCGCCGCTCGTGGGCTACGAGCTGAAGGCGCGCATCGGGAGCAGCGGCCCCGCGGTGCGGCTGGAGTCGGTCAGCGGGGACATTTTTCTGCGGCGCGCATCCTAGGCGGCGATCGCTACTCCTCCGAGCCGCCGCTCAGGGGACCGGATCCGGTCACGCCGCCCGACCCGCCGGAGATGCCCTCCGACATCCTCTTGAAGGCGTCCATGAACTCCAGGGGAAGCGGCATAAACACGAAGGATGTGTTCTCCTCGGCTACTTCGTTCATGGTCTGGAGGAAACGAAGCTGCAGGGCGGCGGGAGCCGTCTGCATCATCTTGGCGGCCTCCACCAGCTGCTCGGCGGCCTGGAACTCCCCTTGGGCGTTGATCACCTTGGCGCGGCGGTCCCGTTCGGTCTCGGCCTGTCGGGCCATGGCACGCTTCATGTTTTCGGGAAGCACCACGTCGCGCACCTCCACCGACACCACCTTGATGCCCCAGGGATCGGTCTGCCGGTCGATGATCTCCTGTATGTTCTTGTTCACCTTTTCCCGGTTTGCAAGCAGCTCATCCAGCTCCACCTGTCCCACGATACTGCGCAGTGTGGTCTGGGCCAGCATGGAGGTGGCGTGGATATAGCGCTCAACCTGGATGACGGCCTTTTCGGTATCCACCACCCGGAAAAAGGTGATGGCATCGACGTTCACCGTCACATTGTCCTTGGTGATGACCTCCTGCTTGTCTACGTTGATGGTCAGCACACGCAGGTCCACCCGCTCAATTTTGTCGATGAAGGGAATGAGCAGGATCAGGCCGGGTCCCTTGACTTTAAGAAATTTTCCAAGCCTGAAAACTACGGCTCGTTCGTACTCCCTGAGGATCTTCAGCATCTGCGGCATCAGGATGGCCAGCAGCACGGCGATGGTGATAATCCATGTCAGGGCGTTAATTAAATCTCCGCTAGGTTCCATAATAACGGGTTCTTGGGTTGGTGTTTAACAATAGGGTTCAGGTACGTTCCTTCTCAGGTTCTCCGGCGGAGTGATCCCCGGCGATCTGCGCCGAACGGGGACGCGCCACTTTCAGCGTGAGTCCGCGGATCTCGGTCACGACACAGCGCTCGCCCTCGGCCAGCTCATCCTCGCTGACGGCGTTCCAGTATTCTCCTTTCAGGAAGACGCGTCCCTTTCCGCTGGTAATGGCGTCGGACACCTCGGCGGGAGCGCCAATCATCGACTCCCTGCCGGTGCGGTCGGGACTGAACTGTATGCGAAGCCCCTCCCCGACGATCCAGACAAAAAAGAGGGTGGTGAGGATGGTGGCGGGTATGAGCCATCCCCAGGAGAGCTCCATGGAGGCGGGCAGGTCCTGGAAGAGCATGAGCGCACCCAGGAAGAAGGATACGGCGCCGCCCCCGATCAGCAGCCCGAAGGCGGGGGTAAAGGACTCAGCTACGAAGAGCACCACCGCCAGGGCGATGAGGGCGTAACCCGCGACGTTGATGGGCATGGCCGAGGAGGCGTAGAGCACCAGGATAAGGGCGATGACCCCCGCCATGCCCGGTACGATGGCGCCGGGATTGGTTACCTCGCCCACGATGCCGTAGATGGCGATCATGGTGAGGATGAGCATGACTTCGGGGCGCAGGATAAAGCCGAGCAGGTTTTCGGCCAGGTTGGTGGGGATTTCGGTGATCCGTGCGTCGGCGGTCTCCAGGGTGTCGCCCGCCACTACGCGGCCGTCGATCAGGTCGAGCAGCTCGCGTCGGTCGGCCGCGATGAGATCCACCACGTTGCGTTCTACGGCCTCTTCGGCGGTGATGGACTCCCCGCTGCGCACCGCGGAAATGGCCCACTCGGCATTGCGGTCTCGCCGGTTTGCGATGGACTCGATATAGCTTTCCGAGTAGTTGAAAATCTTTTTCTGCATCACCGTATCGGTCTGGGCGGCGCCCCCGCCCGGACCCGACTGCACCGGGGAGGCCGCCCCGATGTTGGTGGCCGGCGCCATGGCGGCGATGTGTGCGGCCATGGTGATGAAGGTACCTGCGCTGGCAGCCGAAGCCCCTTCCGGCGAGACGTAGACCACGACCGGTAGATCCCCGGAGTCCAGGAAGGCCTGAACGATATCCTTGGTCGACTCAAGCAGCCCGCCGGGCGTGTCCAACTCCACCACCAGGCACTGGGCCCCCGCCTGCCGGGCCTCCGAAATCCCCCGTGTGATGTAATTGACGGCGGTAGGGGAGATGGTGCCGTCTACGCGTATCACGGTGACGAGGGGCTCCCCGCGGTCCGCGGCGGTGCTGTCGGGCTGGGCCGCCGCGGGTGACGCGAACCAGGCCGCGCCCAGCAGCGCCAGGCATCCTATGAGAAATCGCGTGTTCATGAGAGGTAGGGTGTATGGGTCTTTAATAAAGGCCTTTCCGCCCGCATTGCCAAGCCCGGGCGATGAGAGCGGCGTATGTCCGGTCCCACTATGATAAACCCCTATAACTCCGCTACCATTTCCTCCTTCAGGGCGCGCGTAGTCTCCTGCAGAATTTCAAGGGTGCGGCGCAGCGTGTCGTGGTGGGTGCGGTAGTGCAGCACGGCCATGCGCAGCCATACCGATCCCTCCATCCGGGTGGAGGAGAGAAACACGCGGCCGTCGGCGTGGAGGCGGTCCACCAGCCGGCGGTTGGCCTCGTCGGGATCGAGGCCTTCGGGTGTCCAGCGGAAGAGGGAGACCGAGAGCTGCGGTTCGGGTCCGGTCTCCATCTCCTGCCAGCCGCCGATCTCACGGTGAAACCAGCGGGCCAGCAGCAGTTTTTCCTCCAGGGCGGCGCGAAATGGAGCGGTGCCCAGCAGCTGCAGGGGCAGCCACAGCCTCAGTCCCCGGAAATGGCGGGAGAGCTCGGGCGAGAGATCGGCCGGGGAGAGCTCGTCGGTCTTCTTGAGGGTATCGCGCATATAGGAGGCACTCATATGCTGCGACTCGTAGAGGGTGCGGGAATCGCGCACAAGCAGCGCGCCGGAACCGTAGGGCAGAAAGAGTCCCTTGTGGGGATCAATGATCACCGAATCCGCGGAAGCGATGCCGCGCATGGCTTCCCGGCCGTAATCGGTTAGCAGGAAGGCACCCCCGTAGGCGGCGTCCACATGGAACCAGAGCCCCTGGTCGTCCGCCACCCCGGCCAGCGCCTCCAAGGGGTCCACCGCCCCCAGGTCGGTGGTGCCGGCGGAGGCGAATATCATCAGGGGCCGCAACCCCTCGTCCCGGTCATCCGCTACTTGCCTGCGAAGGGCGTCGGGCCGCATCCGAAAGCGCGCGTCCATGGGGACCTCGCGTACGGTGCATTCGCCCAGACCGGCAAAGCGGATGGCCTTCAGGGCGCAGTGATGCACCTGGCGGGTGGTATAAATGACCGCGCGGGGGAAATCCCCGGCCTGCAGCCCGGCGTGGTCGCGGGCCGCCACCAGGGCGATGAGGTTGGCCACTGATCCTCCGGACGTGAGATTGCCCCCGGCCCCCTCGGGGTAGCCTATCAGGTCGCAGAGCCAGCGCAGGCACTGGTTCTCCATGCGCACGGCTCCCGGCGAGGAGAAGAAGACGCCGGCGTAGCGGTTGGTGACGGCCGCCAGGAAGTCGCCCAGGGCCGAGGCGTAGAGTCCCCCGCCCGGAATATACCCCATGTGTCCCCCGGAAGCGGGATTCAGCCCGGGACGGTTGACCTCGCGGTCGATCAGCTCCAGCAGCCGGTCCATACCGGTACCCTGCTCCGTAATGGGCAGCTCCAGCAGGCCGGTCCCGTCCCCTTCCTCCTCGAAGGCCTTGCGCTCCGGCAGGCGGTCCAGCCAGTCTCCTGCATAGGAGGTCACGGCTTCGGTCCACTTCCGGCGCTGCTCCGGGGCGCATTCGAGTGGTGAGGCTTCATGCTGGAGCTGGCGTATGCGTTCTTCCATGGCGGGAGGTCGGCTGCGGTTGGGGGGGGCGAAAGGTAAGGCGCGCTGTCCAGAGAGACCAACCTCGTACAGCCGGTCCCGGCAGGCACAAGGCCTCAGCAGTGGTTATGAGACGTTGTCTAGCCGGCTTCACTACCGTCAAGGGGAAGTCCGGCGCTGCGCCATCCGGCGAGACCCTCCTCAAAGTCCCATACCCGTGTGTAGCCCATGTCGATGAGGGCTTCCGCGGCCTGGAGGGAAGCCTCGCAGTCGGCGTTGGCGCAGTAGACCACAATGGGCTGCTTCTTGTCCGGCGCCAGCCGCGTGATCTCTTCAATGTCGTCGGTCGGAACGTTCACCGACCCCGGGATGCGTTTGGCCTT
Protein-coding regions in this window:
- a CDS encoding slipin family protein, with the translated sequence MEPSGDLINALTWIITIAVLLAILMPQMLKILREYERAVVFRLGKFLKVKGPGLILLIPFIDKIERVDLRVLTINVDKQEVITKDNVTVNVDAITFFRVVDTEKAVIQVERYIHATSMLAQTTLRSIVGQVELDELLANREKVNKNIQEIIDRQTDPWGIKVVSVEVRDVVLPENMKRAMARQAETERDRRAKVINAQGEFQAAEQLVEAAKMMQTAPAALQLRFLQTMNEVAEENTSFVFMPLPLEFMDAFKRMSEGISGGSGGVTGSGPLSGGSEE
- a CDS encoding nodulation protein NfeD, encoding MNTRFLIGCLALLGAAWFASPAAAQPDSTAADRGEPLVTVIRVDGTISPTAVNYITRGISEARQAGAQCLVVELDTPGGLLESTKDIVQAFLDSGDLPVVVYVSPEGASAASAGTFITMAAHIAAMAPATNIGAASPVQSGPGGGAAQTDTVMQKKIFNYSESYIESIANRRDRNAEWAISAVRSGESITAEEAVERNVVDLIAADRRELLDLIDGRVVAGDTLETADARITEIPTNLAENLLGFILRPEVMLILTMIAIYGIVGEVTNPGAIVPGMAGVIALILVLYASSAMPINVAGYALIALAVVLFVAESFTPAFGLLIGGGAVSFFLGALMLFQDLPASMELSWGWLIPATILTTLFFVWIVGEGLRIQFSPDRTGRESMIGAPAEVSDAITSGKGRVFLKGEYWNAVSEDELAEGERCVVTEIRGLTLKVARPRSAQIAGDHSAGEPEKERT
- a CDS encoding sigma-70 family RNA polymerase sigma factor, producing the protein MTKTEFQNLVIPSRDKLYRVALSLLRDRQDAEDALQEVYLKLWRMRRKLAAYNSVEALAVTMIKNLCLDQLRSYRNRKQDGRELETMSLSSATRSPERSVEISESLETIHRLVGELPDRQRMILHLRDIEHYEYEEIADMTGLTVNNIRVTLSRARKSVREAWQNHQNYEHRTN
- a CDS encoding DUF4097 family beta strand repeat-containing protein, which translates into the protein MKTTARLILFLAMGLGALIPARAQEYTHDLGNDTNLAIEFAVSQSDVVIEGHDSDQVVIRNLDYDAPPERAQGLQAIYGGAEDNTGIGLSVSREGNTLKITQASRDGGDYRLMIPNRVRIMIEEVNWGGGDVEIRNHDGEIEIASKSGDMTLTNVTGPITANSTSGDLEIVFRELSQRNPTSISLVSGFIDVTLPPSSPANFHLSSVSGEIYTNLDLQVEGEEGEEGMRLFGTRNMKATLGGGGVEVGLKSISGDIYLRGAGQ
- a CDS encoding efflux RND transporter permease subunit, with protein sequence MALTNTAVKRPIATTMVFLIVIVLGVMSFRYLPVDLLPPIEYPQLTISTSYSNVGPEEMEKIITQRIENAIAGIPGVERVRSSSDEGSSRVTLEFTQGSDLDVAANEVRAVLDRVRDDLPPEAEPPQIWKFDPNNFPIVIVGANSDMDLQKLTQVLEREVTKRFEQISGVGSIGVWGGVYREVHVELKRDRLIASGLSSTQVQQAIASENVNLPGGNVNSGMQQLYVRTLGEFEDLDQIRNTIVSVVEGKPIRVRDVAQVDWGYEDVSRIVNIDGKPMVRFGIQKQSGANTVAVAEEIRSEIDRINGERDDMELFITTDQSEFIQASIDNVQNSALWGSLLAVFILYLFLRNGSSTFIIAVSIPISIIATFGLLYFNDLTLNQMSFGGLALGVGLIVDNAIVVLENIIRLREEEGKDLESSALVGTREVAGAIVASTLTTSVIFLPVVFMQTISGMIFQQLALVVVFALLCSLFVALTLVPMLCSRFLTVRPEGEGDGAKKGRFQRYFRRLEDQYSRLIEKVLDRRAWVFGVTAVLVAGSFLAFRTIPMELAPQSDADEISVNLQMAQGTNIAVQNEYLLELEKIVRANLPMEDVEHLTTEVRNGNAEVEIAMVSAGKRSRSTSAIADELRENLQGLIPGGDIRVSAQSGLWILRRLFGSGGGEAVEVQLRGYNLEQAARISQQIRLLMEEIPEVSGVRIDRREGRPEQNLIFDREKIADLGLSVNDVARVIQTNIGGSRAGVYRMAGDEYPINVRLQPQDRLSATDLENISIRTPDGQVLPVSAVVTQEMGRGPTAISRINSQRVSFITANLESGVPLGTAVEKIQARLGALELPEGFSIVYGGEYEEQEKAAADFQLSVLMALVLIYMVMAAQFERFFDPLIVMFAVPLAIIGVVPVLLLTGTTLNMQSLMGIVMLIGIVVNNAIVLIDYINLMRRERGMGVREAVIVSGRLRLRPILMTTLTTVLGLLPLSFGLGAGAEIQAALARVVIGGLTASTLVTLVFIPVVYITTDGLLRKARALMPSILQRGKPAVESA
- a CDS encoding rhodanese-like domain-containing protein codes for the protein MVDTVEHIEADELNELLGDNRNRPILINTLGREAYKAKRIPGSVNVPTDDIEEITRLAPDKKQPIVVYCANADCEASLQAAEALIDMGYTRVWDFEEGLAGWRSAGLPLDGSEAG
- a CDS encoding efflux RND transporter periplasmic adaptor subunit, whose product is MTAFPKFRYLWTLPVALAFLVSCAGGGEETSQNSAAMAASNVIPAVEAVQARYGSLPLSERLSGTVIANNQVVLYPEINGRIAEVLVQNGESVREGDPLVRLDDSQYREQVEQARSGLRIAQARLKQAEARLQELEAQYRRVKALADENLSSQLELETLQAQMASAEADVDLTQAQLEQAQSSLAEQQEVLARTVVRAPVSGTLGQRNAEVGMQVSSGTQLFIIGDLSRLRVEVVLTENMLEEIETGQTARIYTGEGENLQSVTASLSRISPFLHPVTRSTEAEIDLANQQGRFRPGMFVPVDILYGESRQATLIPTSALFSDPNTGENGVFVARSLGSEVEPVEDYDPNSPPPLTEPVDVTFQPVEIIARGRMEVGISGIDPGSWVVTVGQDLLYGGRGTARVRTVTWERILALQGLQQQDLLNRVLREQRQAGDSVDQANSTL
- a CDS encoding pyridoxal-dependent decarboxylase yields the protein MEERIRQLQHEASPLECAPEQRRKWTEAVTSYAGDWLDRLPERKAFEEEGDGTGLLELPITEQGTGMDRLLELIDREVNRPGLNPASGGHMGYIPGGGLYASALGDFLAAVTNRYAGVFFSSPGAVRMENQCLRWLCDLIGYPEGAGGNLTSGGSVANLIALVAARDHAGLQAGDFPRAVIYTTRQVHHCALKAIRFAGLGECTVREVPMDARFRMRPDALRRQVADDRDEGLRPLMIFASAGTTDLGAVDPLEALAGVADDQGLWFHVDAAYGGAFLLTDYGREAMRGIASADSVIIDPHKGLFLPYGSGALLVRDSRTLYESQHMSASYMRDTLKKTDELSPADLSPELSRHFRGLRLWLPLQLLGTAPFRAALEEKLLLARWFHREIGGWQEMETGPEPQLSVSLFRWTPEGLDPDEANRRLVDRLHADGRVFLSSTRMEGSVWLRMAVLHYRTHHDTLRRTLEILQETTRALKEEMVAEL
- a CDS encoding HEAT repeat domain-containing protein — encoded protein: MSTERIKQLLDKYAEGESTLEEERELRGLLAREDLPGELRAWRDLFDYYGEAGRAVREPSLDPLARIDFGEEGCETAGISFLPGLTEHGLRRSLRAAAAVILLLAGFAGGLLVNRTGAPELTALQKEVSQMKEVLVYGSPQQTSASERISAINFSTRLPAEGGNLDPEIRDILVWVMNSDQSVNVRLEAAEALNRYRGQPEVRRSLVNTLSRQESPVMQLTLIDMLVEMNATGAINEMQKLLMKADTREMVRPELEAAIATLKGGDGV